The Chryseolinea soli genome contains a region encoding:
- a CDS encoding RNA polymerase sigma factor yields MTHEDLQGSATGSVNIASILFKSGTSQAEIDGVVWSLLKQGHRSALDYIFEKYVRLLYTYGATLCKDGALVEDSIQDVFVELWNRREQLSQTDNIKFYLLKCLRRRIVRVLSAAHREQTHQTLASVEGDGLYASIETDIIQLQTASEQQQQLTDALGKLSKRQREAVYLKFYERMTYEQLSEVLEIDLKSTYKLIGKAIDALRKGVRFIS; encoded by the coding sequence ATGACGCACGAAGACCTGCAGGGTTCCGCCACCGGAAGTGTGAACATCGCATCCATTCTTTTTAAATCAGGCACGAGCCAGGCCGAGATCGATGGTGTGGTGTGGTCGTTGCTGAAGCAAGGCCATCGCAGTGCGTTGGATTATATCTTCGAGAAATACGTTCGACTCTTATATACCTACGGCGCCACGCTTTGCAAAGATGGTGCACTGGTGGAAGACAGCATCCAGGATGTTTTTGTCGAACTCTGGAACCGGCGCGAGCAACTTTCCCAAACCGACAACATCAAATTCTACCTGTTGAAATGCCTCCGTCGCCGCATTGTGCGTGTGCTTTCGGCAGCCCATCGTGAGCAAACGCATCAGACGTTGGCCTCGGTAGAGGGCGACGGTCTCTATGCGTCGATCGAAACGGACATCATTCAGCTTCAAACGGCATCCGAACAACAGCAGCAGCTCACGGATGCGTTAGGCAAACTCAGCAAACGGCAACGCGAGGCGGTTTACCTGAAATTTTATGAGCGCATGACCTACGAGCAATTGTCGGAGGTGCTTGAAATCGATCTAAAATCCACCTACAAGCTCATTGGCAAAGCTATCGACGCCCTGCGCAAAGGGGTTCGTTTTATTTCCTGA
- a CDS encoding response regulator, which translates to MKILVCEDDAIVLKVVQLALEQEKFEVVLAKDGKQAFQQLQSANDFDLIITDIHMPYRNGDEILKWVREDQQRKTPIIMLSSDGEEEVIKLALKQGINEFLVKPVDAKDLIKKVKKLLN; encoded by the coding sequence ATGAAAATTCTGGTCTGCGAAGATGATGCTATCGTTTTGAAAGTAGTCCAACTCGCATTGGAACAGGAAAAATTCGAAGTGGTGCTGGCCAAGGATGGGAAACAGGCTTTCCAGCAACTCCAATCCGCCAACGACTTCGACCTGATCATCACCGACATCCACATGCCCTATCGCAACGGCGACGAGATCCTGAAATGGGTACGCGAAGACCAGCAGCGCAAAACGCCCATCATCATGCTTTCGTCCGATGGCGAAGAAGAGGTGATCAAGCTGGCGCTGAAACAAGGCATCAACGAATTTCTCGTAAAGCCCGTCGATGCAAAGGACCTGATCAAGAAAGTAAAAAAACTCCTGAATTGA
- a CDS encoding ABC transporter permease, protein MMLRHTLLLLFRNIQRFRTTFLINLIGLSTGLASALLIYLWVHDEKQVDAFHEKRDRLYQVMTNTPMPDGLITSGTTGGGLHEALVKEMPEVEHATVITPAPWFQKFTVSSANHDVTAHGQFVGRDFFNVFSYPLIQGSKDNVLADKQAIVISATLAKKLFNSIENSLGKTVDWKWLNLKRSCTVTGVFADVTAQSTQQFDFAVSFETWKDIVPVSADVRGGPFLTYVVLKEGASPGDFQNKLAAFLKQKDPASTATLFAARYADTYLYGDYSNGVATGGRIAYVKLFSLIAMLIVVIACINFMNLSTARASRRLKEVGIKKVVGAGRRTLVVQYLLESVFVAILSLIVAVALVQLLLPVFNTIMGKQLTIPFEPNVVLTIAAITLLTGLLAGSYPAFYLSGFQPARVLKGHLGKSLGELWTRKGLVAVQFALSVFFIVAVMVIYRQVEFIQTAHLGFDQERLLYFQMEGAIAEHPDAFLTELKNVPGVAQASSMQQTILMESFFPTPGLRWEGKNEDDKIGFAQLPVNYDLLETLGITLAEGRSFSRSFPADTAAIILNQTAIDLMELKNPVGKTVTLWGAPVQIIGVAKDFHFQSYREKVKPFIFRLAPKETMLVMVRLEAGNASETVSRIHALHKTFNPGFTWEYAFLNDAVQAQYASEKQVASLSRYFAGLAVLISCLGLFALAAFTAERRRSEIGIRKVLGATETAIVYLLSAEFTKIVIVAIAIALPISYLLLQQWLDHFAYRISLDAVYFIFGGGLALGLAWFTVGLQTFKAARMNPVKNLRSE, encoded by the coding sequence ATGATGCTGCGGCACACCCTGCTCCTTTTGTTTCGGAACATCCAACGTTTCAGAACTACATTCCTGATTAACCTCATCGGTCTCTCCACGGGGTTGGCCAGCGCATTACTCATCTATTTGTGGGTACACGACGAAAAACAGGTCGACGCCTTTCACGAAAAGCGCGACCGTCTCTACCAGGTCATGACCAACACGCCCATGCCGGACGGCCTTATTACTTCCGGCACCACGGGCGGCGGACTCCATGAAGCCCTCGTGAAGGAAATGCCTGAAGTAGAGCATGCCACCGTGATCACTCCCGCCCCATGGTTTCAAAAATTCACGGTATCGTCCGCCAACCACGATGTTACGGCGCACGGACAGTTTGTGGGCCGGGATTTTTTCAATGTCTTTTCGTATCCGCTCATCCAGGGCAGCAAAGACAACGTGCTGGCCGACAAACAAGCCATCGTCATCTCCGCTACGCTCGCCAAAAAACTATTCAACTCCATAGAAAACAGCCTGGGCAAAACCGTGGATTGGAAATGGCTGAACCTGAAGCGATCATGCACCGTTACCGGCGTGTTTGCCGATGTCACGGCGCAGTCCACACAACAATTTGACTTCGCGGTCTCCTTCGAAACATGGAAAGACATCGTGCCTGTCTCAGCCGATGTGCGCGGCGGGCCGTTTCTTACCTACGTCGTTTTAAAGGAGGGGGCCTCGCCCGGCGATTTTCAAAACAAGCTGGCCGCGTTTCTCAAACAAAAAGATCCTGCATCGACCGCCACCCTGTTTGCGGCGCGCTATGCCGATACGTATCTCTATGGCGACTATTCCAACGGTGTCGCCACGGGCGGACGGATTGCTTACGTGAAATTATTTTCGCTCATCGCCATGTTGATCGTGGTGATCGCCTGCATCAATTTCATGAACCTGTCCACCGCAAGAGCCTCGCGCCGGCTGAAAGAAGTGGGCATCAAAAAAGTGGTGGGCGCAGGACGGCGAACGTTGGTTGTTCAGTATTTGCTGGAATCTGTGTTCGTGGCCATCCTGTCGCTTATCGTAGCCGTTGCGCTGGTGCAATTGCTGCTGCCGGTCTTCAATACCATCATGGGGAAACAGCTCACCATTCCTTTTGAACCAAACGTGGTGCTGACCATCGCCGCGATCACGTTGCTGACCGGGCTCCTCGCCGGAAGCTACCCCGCTTTTTATCTCTCCGGCTTTCAACCGGCGCGGGTACTAAAAGGGCACCTTGGAAAGTCACTGGGTGAGCTGTGGACACGAAAAGGATTGGTAGCGGTCCAATTTGCGCTGTCGGTGTTCTTCATCGTCGCCGTGATGGTGATCTACCGCCAAGTTGAATTCATTCAAACCGCGCACCTGGGCTTCGACCAGGAACGGCTGCTGTATTTTCAAATGGAAGGGGCCATCGCCGAACACCCTGACGCATTCCTGACCGAGTTAAAAAATGTTCCCGGTGTTGCTCAGGCTTCGAGCATGCAACAGACTATCCTCATGGAATCGTTCTTCCCCACCCCAGGCCTGCGGTGGGAAGGTAAGAACGAAGACGATAAGATCGGCTTCGCGCAACTGCCCGTGAACTACGACCTCCTCGAAACGCTGGGCATTACCCTGGCGGAAGGCCGCTCTTTTTCTCGCAGCTTTCCGGCCGACACGGCGGCCATCATCCTAAACCAAACCGCGATCGACCTCATGGAGCTGAAAAACCCCGTGGGCAAAACGGTCACCCTCTGGGGAGCGCCCGTGCAGATCATCGGCGTGGCCAAGGATTTTCACTTTCAATCGTATCGCGAAAAAGTGAAGCCCTTCATCTTTCGCCTGGCGCCCAAGGAAACCATGCTGGTGATGGTGCGGCTCGAAGCGGGAAATGCTTCTGAAACCGTGAGCCGGATTCACGCGCTTCACAAAACTTTCAACCCGGGATTTACATGGGAATATGCGTTCCTGAACGATGCCGTCCAGGCGCAATATGCGAGCGAAAAACAAGTAGCCTCTTTATCGCGCTATTTTGCCGGGCTGGCGGTCCTCATTTCTTGTTTGGGTTTATTCGCGCTGGCGGCGTTCACGGCCGAGCGCCGGCGCAGCGAGATCGGCATCCGCAAAGTGCTGGGCGCCACGGAAACCGCCATTGTGTATTTGCTTTCTGCGGAGTTTACAAAGATCGTGATCGTGGCCATTGCCATCGCGTTGCCTATCAGCTATCTCCTGCTGCAACAGTGGCTGGATCATTTTGCCTATCGCATTTCACTCGACGCTGTCTATTTTATTTTCGGGGGAGGATTGGCCCTTGGACTGGCGTGGTTCACTGTGGGTTTGCAAACATTCAAAGCCGCACGGATGAATCCCGTGAAAAATCTGCGGTCAGAGTGA
- a CDS encoding pyrroloquinoline quinone-dependent dehydrogenase yields MKRHLQPHHPPIFTRCTTRWLAMAAIVTLGACSREEQHTTWSVYKADAGSSSYSALTQINRDNVKDLKPAWTFMPNDTPEGSHFGKAECNPIIVNDVLYATSVRHWVYALEAGTGKKLWSFDPFDGARGGGMYRGVTYWEDGDDKRILLTAGKFLLALNAVTGKPIPSFGENGKVSLNLMPDDQPEGWVVPTSPGIVFGDLLILGSEVSELYGAAPGYVRAFNIRTGALVWTFHTIPHPGEAGYETWPPDAWKYVGGANNWGGMSLDEKRGIVFLPLGSPTYDYYGADRKGQNLFGNCIVALDAKTGKRLWHFQTVHHDLWDYDLPAPPNLVTIEKDGKSIDAIAQTSKTGFVYVLNRETGEPIFPIEERNVPASTIPGEETWPTQPFPTKPAPYARQTLTEGDLTDRSPQARDSALALLRSLRYEGMFTPPDLRGTFMFPGSRGGSEWGGAAYDPSTGWLYVNSNESPEIAKIKKIKKNESSPSGSFFGLGRTLYMNYCSTCHGADRKGREPNFPSLRNIGDRLSQEAVLSKIKTGGGRMPAFASVVKGHEEEIIAFLFEIKKNEFPKASALLQDTTSVYLNLTAYSDFEGPDGYPAIKPPWGTLNAINLNTGEYAWKITLGNFPEVQTPGGPPTGTDSWGGPMVTGGGLVFIAGTRDNKFRAFDKATGAVLWETTLPGNGFATPSTYTSGGKQFVVISVTGEKGEPGGRIMAFALPD; encoded by the coding sequence ATGAAAAGACATCTGCAACCTCATCACCCTCCTATTTTCACCCGGTGCACCACGCGATGGCTGGCGATGGCAGCGATCGTAACGCTTGGGGCATGCTCCCGCGAAGAGCAACACACCACTTGGTCGGTCTACAAAGCCGACGCCGGCAGCAGCAGCTACTCCGCGTTGACACAGATCAACCGCGACAATGTAAAAGACCTGAAGCCGGCCTGGACGTTTATGCCCAACGACACGCCCGAGGGCTCGCATTTTGGAAAAGCCGAGTGCAATCCCATTATCGTGAACGACGTGCTCTATGCCACCTCCGTGCGACACTGGGTCTATGCGCTGGAGGCGGGCACTGGAAAAAAACTTTGGTCGTTCGATCCGTTTGATGGCGCGCGCGGTGGTGGCATGTACCGCGGCGTAACCTATTGGGAAGATGGCGACGACAAACGCATTCTCCTCACTGCCGGAAAATTCCTGCTCGCCTTGAATGCCGTTACCGGCAAACCCATCCCTTCGTTTGGAGAGAATGGAAAAGTAAGTTTGAACTTAATGCCCGACGATCAGCCAGAGGGTTGGGTCGTGCCCACATCGCCGGGGATAGTCTTTGGCGATCTGCTCATCCTGGGCTCGGAAGTTTCTGAATTGTACGGCGCCGCTCCCGGGTATGTGCGGGCCTTTAACATTCGCACCGGTGCGCTGGTGTGGACCTTTCACACCATTCCGCATCCCGGCGAGGCCGGCTATGAAACCTGGCCACCCGATGCCTGGAAATATGTGGGCGGGGCAAACAACTGGGGTGGCATGAGCCTTGACGAAAAGCGTGGCATTGTCTTTCTCCCCTTGGGTTCGCCCACTTATGATTACTACGGCGCCGATCGCAAAGGGCAAAACCTGTTTGGGAATTGCATCGTCGCACTCGACGCCAAAACCGGCAAGCGCCTTTGGCATTTTCAAACCGTGCACCACGATTTGTGGGACTACGACCTCCCCGCACCTCCCAATCTCGTGACGATCGAGAAAGATGGAAAATCCATCGACGCCATTGCGCAAACTTCCAAGACCGGCTTTGTCTATGTGCTGAACCGTGAGACCGGCGAGCCCATCTTTCCCATCGAGGAACGCAACGTGCCCGCCTCCACCATACCCGGCGAAGAGACGTGGCCCACGCAACCCTTTCCCACGAAACCCGCACCCTATGCGCGCCAGACCTTGACGGAAGGCGATCTTACCGATCGCTCACCCCAAGCCCGCGACTCGGCTCTGGCCCTTCTCAGAAGCTTGCGCTACGAAGGCATGTTCACGCCACCGGACTTGCGTGGCACCTTTATGTTCCCCGGCAGTCGCGGTGGGTCGGAATGGGGCGGGGCGGCCTATGATCCCTCCACGGGATGGCTATACGTGAATTCGAATGAGTCGCCGGAAATTGCGAAGATCAAAAAAATAAAGAAAAACGAGTCGTCGCCCAGTGGGTCGTTCTTTGGTTTGGGGAGGACCTTGTATATGAACTATTGCAGCACGTGTCACGGTGCCGATCGCAAGGGGCGCGAACCAAACTTTCCGTCGCTGCGCAATATCGGCGACCGCCTTTCCCAGGAGGCTGTGTTGAGCAAGATCAAGACCGGCGGCGGAAGAATGCCTGCGTTTGCTTCCGTGGTGAAAGGACATGAAGAGGAGATCATCGCATTTCTGTTCGAGATCAAGAAAAATGAATTTCCAAAAGCATCAGCACTTCTCCAGGATACGACTTCGGTCTATCTGAATCTCACGGCCTACAGTGACTTCGAAGGACCCGATGGCTACCCGGCCATCAAACCACCGTGGGGAACGTTGAACGCGATCAACCTGAACACGGGAGAATACGCCTGGAAGATCACGCTTGGAAACTTCCCCGAGGTGCAAACACCGGGTGGCCCGCCCACCGGCACAGACAGCTGGGGTGGCCCGATGGTAACGGGCGGTGGTCTTGTCTTTATCGCAGGCACCCGGGACAACAAATTCCGCGCCTTCGACAAAGCAACGGGTGCGGTATTGTGGGAAACGACATTGCCCGGGAATGGTTTTGCCACGCCCTCAACCTATACCAGCGGCGGAAAGCAATTTGTGGTGATCTCCGTGACCGGTGAAAAAGGTGAACCGGGCGGCAGGATCATGGCCTTCGCGTTGCCGGACTGA